TTTGTTGTGATTATGTTTATTATATACGAATAATATTTGAATTAATAATGCGATCGCACCATCAGCTAACTAAAAGCGATACCTTCGGTAAGCTACCGCTAACGCACATCTTCACCATTAACTAGGAGCGATTCCTACGGAGTGCTTCGCTATCGCACTATCTCCACTATTAGCTAATTAAATCATCAGCTAATTCCTCTTCCATATTGAACTCAACTCGACTTTGCAAAACTATGTCTTCAATTACTTGAATACCCCTCTGAGATTCCAAGACTTTATTAAAACGAAGTATTAATTCGGGAATATTTATCACTTCTTCTACACATTCCATATATTTCTTAATAATAGCCTTGATTTGATATCTTGTCCGTGCTTGTTCCTCAATTTTATTGAGCAAATATTCAACTTCTTGCTCAGTTTTAATCACAAAAGTAACTGGATATTTTTGTACTTTATCAATATCTAAAAAGTATTTTCCAGCATCTATAGTTTCTGTTACTTGAAAAAACCGACCTAAAGGCTTCATCACAAAATCTATACCACCATCATTTGCATTTGTGCGTCCAGTTTTATATAAAATCAAATGCTCAATATTTAATTCATCCCGCGACCAACCCCAGTATATTTTTTGTTCAGCATAATACTGTTTTAAAATTGCATAACTAACAATCTCAAATACTCTAGCATCTATATTTGGCTTTAATAAACTTCTAATGAATTCAATCGCTGTTTCAGATGATTGATCTTGAATTTCTATCAGTTTCTGACAATAAATCATAAATTCATTGAATGAGTTCATTCTTGCTAGAATATAACCATCAATAATATCTCTAACAGATTCAGCAATATTGATGATTTGATTATCAATTTGAATTTTTAAAAGATTTTCATTAATCCAATATCTATTTGTTGCTGAATTTCTTATTATTGGTAAATAAGGTGATGTACGGAAATATCTTTTAAATTCTTCATTTAAACGATGATTCAAAGCATGATTTTGAAGTTTACTTCCAAAAGGTAGTTCTCTCTGTCTCATTAAAAGCGCAGTATATTGTGCGCCTTCATAATCTTCATATCCATTCTTAATATGAAATTCTTTTTGCAAATAATCTTCTATTAAAACATAGATAGCATAATGATTAGCAAAACTAGCTCTTGATTTTGATCCACGATTTGCAGCCTTGGTTTTAATATTGATATACTGTAATAATTGACTGTTACTCAGAATATTATCTCCATAATCAGGAAAATACTTATTAAGGATAGTTATTATTGTTTGCGTAAAATCATGCTGTGGTATTTGCATCAAAAATACTTCCTTGTATAAAATCCAAATCTATTTTTTTACCATTTTTATTGGTGATATTATGGTTTTTCTGAAGTGATGAAAGTTTTTCTCCTTTATATTCTTGTAATTCTAAAACTCGCCTTAAACCGATTTTTAGATATTCTTCTTGCATTTCAATACTGATAGATTTTCTGCCTAAACGTTTAGCAACCGCAGCAGTTGTAAAAGTTCCAGCAAAGGGATCAAGTATTAAACTTCCTTCATTACTACTTGCTAAAATAATTCTCTCTAGTAATGACTCTGGTTTTTGGGAAGGATGGTTTTCATATTCTTCCATGCGATATCTCACACGGGGAAAATACCAAGCATTACCGGGTACTTTTTCCGTATTGTAGGGAGTTGGGACAGATTTTCTGTAATCTATTAATTTACGTTGTGCGCCCGTTTTTGCTTCAACTTTGATATCATCAGCATTAAATATATAATTGTTTTTATCTTTCACACAATGAAGAATAGGTTCATACATTGAACCAAAGTATTTTGTGGCCTGTACTCCAGAACTATCATAATGCCATATTATGCGACTGAGAATAGTTAATTTTTTTCTCAAGTAAATGTCAAAATAAGGCATTGCTTGGGTACTTGTCATCACATAAATTGTGCCATTTGGTTTGACAATGCGAATACACTCATCAAGCCATTGATATGACCAATTTATATATTGTTCTTCCGATTCCCATTTATCATGGAAATTACCAAATTTCTTACCTATGTTATAGGGAGGATCAATAAAAATTAAGTCTACTGATTCTGAAGCAATATGATTTGATAAAATGCTAATAGCATCACCGTGAAAAATGGTGTGTTGTTTATTTTCATAGCGTTCAATCATTATTTTTAATGAGTAGACAAAATTTTGACTGAGTAGATAAGTATTATGTATATAAATTCTACACCTTTTTGAATCATAGTATCTGTTAATTTTTCATGAGCGATACCTCTGGTAAGCTATCTCTGTCCTTTTCTAAGCAACCGCACTTCTTCCACATTAACTAAGAGCGATTCCTACGGAGTGCTTCGCTATCGCACTACCTCCACCATTAACCAAAAAAGAGCGATCCCTTTGGTAAGGTACGCTAACGCAAAATCTCCACCAAGTAATTTATTATTTTGTTGCATAATAACAAGGAACTCGGAATTCATTATCTACATCTAATACAATAGATTCTCTTATTTGATTAAACAAATTAGTACCTATTTCTGTTTGAGTATTATTTACTGGCTGATTAAAGTCTTCTCTAGGAATTGTTCGTATTATTATCTCAATTTCTCCTCTCGAAGCTATTGGACTTTCTGCAAGGTTTATTTCTAAGAGACTGTTTGTAAAGGACTATAAAGCAAGAGATTGAGGTTTTGTTAACCTTCTTAACATGAGCCGAATCATCACTGTATAGA
The genomic region above belongs to Anabaena sphaerica FACHB-251 and contains:
- a CDS encoding restriction endonuclease; its protein translation is MQIPQHDFTQTIITILNKYFPDYGDNILSNSQLLQYINIKTKAANRGSKSRASFANHYAIYVLIEDYLQKEFHIKNGYEDYEGAQYTALLMRQRELPFGSKLQNHALNHRLNEEFKRYFRTSPYLPIIRNSATNRYWINENLLKIQIDNQIINIAESVRDIIDGYILARMNSFNEFMIYCQKLIEIQDQSSETAIEFIRSLLKPNIDARVFEIVSYAILKQYYAEQKIYWGWSRDELNIEHLILYKTGRTNANDGGIDFVMKPLGRFFQVTETIDAGKYFLDIDKVQKYPVTFVIKTEQEVEYLLNKIEEQARTRYQIKAIIKKYMECVEEVINIPELILRFNKVLESQRGIQVIEDIVLQSRVEFNMEEELADDLIS
- the yhdJ gene encoding adenine-specific DNA-methyltransferase; the protein is MIERYENKQHTIFHGDAISILSNHIASESVDLIFIDPPYNIGKKFGNFHDKWESEEQYINWSYQWLDECIRIVKPNGTIYVMTSTQAMPYFDIYLRKKLTILSRIIWHYDSSGVQATKYFGSMYEPILHCVKDKNNYIFNADDIKVEAKTGAQRKLIDYRKSVPTPYNTEKVPGNAWYFPRVRYRMEEYENHPSQKPESLLERIILASSNEGSLILDPFAGTFTTAAVAKRLGRKSISIEMQEEYLKIGLRRVLELQEYKGEKLSSLQKNHNITNKNGKKIDLDFIQGSIFDANTTA